The genome window GCGACATGTCCCATACGTGAAGGTCGTGCACCGACAGCACGCCCTCGACGGCGGCGATGTCGGCCCCCACCTGGAGGTAGTCGATCTGGTGCGGCACGCCTTCCATCAGGAAGTGGTAGGACTCGCGCAGGATGCCGTAGGTCGACTTGAGGATCAGCAGCGAGACGAAGATCGACAGGATGGGGTCGACCCGGTACCAGTCGGTGAAGTAGATGATCACGCCGGCCGCGATCGCCGCCAGCGAGCCGAGCAGGTCGCCCATGACGTTGAGCAGGGCGGCGCGGGTGTTGATGCTGCTGTTGTCGCGCGACAGCACCCAGGCCACCAGCAGGTTGATGCCGGCGCCGATGCTGGCCACGACCAGGACGATGCCGCCCTGGACCGGCTCGGGGTGCAGCAGGCGCTGCACCGCCTCCCAGCCGATCCAGCCCACCAGGGCCAGCATCGCCAGGCTGTTGACGAAGGCGGCCAGGGCCTCGGCGCGCACGAAGCCGAAGGAATGGCGGGCCGAGGGCGGGCGCTTGGCGATCAGCTGGGCCAGCAGGGCCAGGCCGAGGGCGGCGGCGTCGGTGACCATGTGGCCGGCGTCCGAGATCAGGGCCAGGGAATTCGAGATGAAACCGGTGACCACCTCGATCACCGCATACAGCAGGGTCAGGCCGAGGGCGACCGCGAGGGCGGTATGGCTGCGTTCCTCGATGAAGTGGGCGTGGCTGGCGTCGCCATCCAGGTGGGCGTGCAGGTGCGCGGGGTCGACTGGCCGGGAAGGCATTGCTGAGTATGCTTGTTTTGACAATGCCCTAGTGTAAAGCAAACTGTCGCCAGGGGAGAGGATATGACCGCCGGGCAAGCCCAGGAAAGCCAATCAACGGCTTGCACCGGTGGCAAGACTTGCTTAATAGGACCCCTCTCCTTATAATGCCGGTATCGGGCGGTTAGTTCAGCTGGTTAGAATACTTGGTCGACATCCAAGGGGTCGCAGATTCGAATTCTGCACCGCCCACCAAATTCTGTAAGAGCGAGAAAGGCACTCACGGTTATGACACCGCGAACTACGACCTGGTTGTGGGGGAATCGCTAGACGCGAAGGGGTGTGCTTTTGCTCAACACAACGGAAAAACGCGGCTAGTGCCGCGTTTTTTTTCGTCCATTGGTTTTTTCCCGTTTCATCGACTTGATTATTCACCGGCGCCGTGCGCCATGATTGGAGAACAGCATGCTCAACGTTCGACTTCCCGACGGATCCAGCCGTCAGTTCGACGGTCCCGTCACGGTCGCCCAGGTGGCCCAGAACATCGCCCCCAGCCTGGCCAAGGCGGCGCTGGCCGGCAAGGTGAACGGCAAGGTGGTCGACACCTCCTTCCTGATCGAGAGCGACGCCGAGCTGGCCATCGTGACCGACAAGGATCCTGAAGGCCTGGACGTGATCCGCCACTCGACCGCCCACCTGCTGGCCTATGCGGTCAAGGAACTGTTCCCGGAAGCCCAGGTCACCATCGGCCCGGTGATCGACAACGGCTTCTACTACGATTTCTCGTACAAGCGTCCCTTCACCCCGGAAGACCTGCAGGCGATCGAAAAGAAGATGCAGGAACTGGCTAAGAAGGACGAGCCGGTCACCCGCAAGGTGCTGCCGCGCGACGAGGCGGTGGCCTA of Massilia sp. KIM contains these proteins:
- a CDS encoding cation diffusion facilitator family transporter, whose translation is MPSRPVDPAHLHAHLDGDASHAHFIEERSHTALAVALGLTLLYAVIEVVTGFISNSLALISDAGHMVTDAAALGLALLAQLIAKRPPSARHSFGFVRAEALAAFVNSLAMLALVGWIGWEAVQRLLHPEPVQGGIVLVVASIGAGINLLVAWVLSRDNSSINTRAALLNVMGDLLGSLAAIAAGVIIYFTDWYRVDPILSIFVSLLILKSTYGILRESYHFLMEGVPHQIDYLQVGADIAAVEGVLSVHDLHVWDMSPGEPALIGHLEIRGLEEWPAVLEKVRAMLRARHGIDHVTLQPEAAGGKPLAAPGEPAL